A genomic stretch from Desulfatitalea tepidiphila includes:
- a CDS encoding thiazole synthase, producing the protein MENDTLTIGGLEFTSRLFTGTGKFADDRRIADMLAASGSQLITVALRRIDLGGKSHNILDFIPKSVTLLPNTSGARTAAEAVRIARIAREAGCGPFIKIEVITDTKYLMPDNYETLAATETLAREGFVVLPYVLPDLPLAKRLEDAGAAAVMPLGAPIGSNRGLETAPLIALLIENCRVPVVVDAGIGRPSHAAAAMEMGADAVLVNTAIATAEYPVAMGRAFSLAVEAGRMAYLAKMAEESRTAQASSPLTGFLDPIEDIV; encoded by the coding sequence ATGGAAAACGACACATTGACCATCGGCGGCCTTGAATTTACCAGCCGTCTCTTCACCGGCACCGGCAAATTCGCCGATGACCGCCGGATCGCCGACATGCTGGCAGCCAGCGGATCCCAACTGATCACCGTTGCCCTGCGGCGCATCGATCTGGGGGGCAAAAGCCACAACATCCTCGACTTTATTCCCAAATCGGTCACCCTGCTGCCCAACACCTCGGGTGCCCGCACCGCCGCCGAAGCCGTGCGCATCGCCCGCATCGCCAGGGAGGCGGGTTGCGGTCCTTTTATCAAAATCGAGGTGATCACCGACACCAAGTACCTGATGCCCGACAATTATGAAACCCTGGCCGCCACCGAGACGCTGGCCCGGGAGGGATTCGTGGTGCTGCCTTACGTGTTACCCGACCTACCGCTGGCCAAGCGTCTGGAGGATGCCGGCGCCGCTGCGGTGATGCCGCTGGGAGCGCCTATCGGGTCCAACCGGGGCCTGGAAACCGCCCCGTTGATCGCGCTGCTGATCGAAAACTGCCGGGTACCGGTGGTGGTCGATGCCGGTATTGGACGGCCGTCGCACGCAGCGGCCGCCATGGAGATGGGGGCCGATGCAGTCCTGGTCAACACCGCCATCGCCACGGCCGAATATCCGGTCGCCATGGGCCGCGCGTTCTCGCTGGCCGTCGAGGCCGGCCGTATGGCCTACCTGGCCAAAATGGCCGAAGAGAGCCGAACGGCACAGGCATCGTCGCCCCTGACCGGATTTTTGGATCCGATCGAGGATATCGTTTAA
- the thiH gene encoding 2-iminoacetate synthase ThiH → MSFIDVVEQYEDFDVDGFLGQVTDRDVERALAKEKMEPMDFLALLSPTAAGHLEPMAQKARRLTVQYFGRTIQLFIPLYISNYCSNQCLYCGFNRTHAIERKTLTLEEIECEAQAIASTGMQHLLLLTGESLQATPMDYLEAAVRLLKRYFASVSIEIFPLDKADYRRLKTAGADGLTLYQETYDRSVYRQVHLAGRKADYRNRLDAPERGARAGFRAVNIGPLVGLGEKRHDVFMCGLHARYLDDRFLETEIGLSLPRINPAEGGYQPAHPADDRAFVQFLLALRLFMPRSALTVSTRERAGFRDRLIHLGVTRLSAGSCTGVGGYARPAERKTAQFEISDQRSVAQVAQAIAAQGYQPVYKDWDLIA, encoded by the coding sequence ATGTCTTTCATAGATGTCGTGGAACAGTACGAAGATTTCGACGTTGATGGCTTTTTAGGCCAGGTCACCGATCGGGATGTGGAACGTGCCCTTGCAAAAGAGAAAATGGAACCCATGGATTTTCTCGCCCTGCTCAGCCCGACGGCCGCCGGGCACCTCGAACCCATGGCCCAGAAGGCGCGGCGCCTCACGGTGCAGTATTTCGGCCGCACCATCCAGCTGTTCATACCCCTCTATATCTCCAACTATTGCAGCAACCAGTGTCTCTATTGCGGCTTCAACCGGACCCATGCCATCGAACGCAAGACATTGACCCTCGAAGAGATCGAATGCGAAGCCCAAGCCATTGCCAGCACCGGCATGCAGCACTTGCTTCTGCTCACCGGAGAATCCCTGCAGGCGACGCCCATGGATTACCTGGAGGCGGCCGTGCGCCTGCTCAAACGATATTTCGCGTCGGTCTCCATCGAAATCTTTCCCTTGGATAAGGCCGACTACCGGCGACTCAAAACAGCCGGGGCGGACGGACTGACCCTCTATCAGGAAACATACGACCGTTCTGTTTACCGGCAGGTCCACCTGGCCGGCCGCAAAGCCGATTACCGAAACCGTCTGGACGCACCGGAACGTGGCGCACGGGCCGGCTTCCGGGCGGTCAACATCGGGCCCCTGGTGGGGCTGGGCGAAAAACGGCATGACGTGTTCATGTGCGGTCTGCATGCCCGTTACCTGGACGACCGCTTTCTGGAGACCGAAATCGGGCTTTCGCTGCCGCGCATCAACCCGGCCGAAGGCGGTTACCAACCCGCCCACCCGGCCGACGACCGCGCCTTCGTCCAGTTCCTGCTGGCCCTGCGACTCTTTATGCCAAGATCCGCGTTGACCGTCTCCACCCGTGAGCGCGCCGGTTTTCGGGACCGTCTCATCCACCTGGGGGTCACGCGCCTTTCGGCCGGATCGTGCACCGGCGTGGGCGGCTATGCGCGTCCGGCCGAACGCAAGACAGCGCAATTCGAAATATCGGACCAACGCAGCGTGGCCCAGGTGGCCCAGGCCATTGCGGCCCAGGGATATCAGCCGGTATACAAAGATTGGGACCTGATCGCATGA
- the thiF gene encoding sulfur carrier protein ThiS adenylyltransferase ThiF: MKIGIAGTGGIGSNVAHLLVRGGVRRLKLVDFDRVDASNLNRQFFFHDQIGRTKVETLADNLRRVAPDLHLDTMVLRLDEANMAATFHDCDAVVEGLDDHAAKKRLMEALAATGRPIVSACGVAGPDLDGIGTRRLGNATIIGDFSTDAGQALCFAPKVTIVAAMMAHVLLEKGGYYECCQIE; the protein is encoded by the coding sequence ATGAAAATCGGCATCGCAGGCACAGGCGGCATCGGTTCGAACGTGGCGCATTTGTTGGTACGCGGCGGTGTGCGCCGGTTGAAACTCGTCGATTTCGACCGAGTGGATGCGAGCAATCTCAACCGGCAGTTTTTCTTCCACGATCAGATCGGCCGCACCAAAGTCGAGACGCTGGCCGACAACTTGAGACGCGTCGCCCCTGATCTACACCTCGACACCATGGTTCTGCGCCTTGATGAGGCCAACATGGCCGCAACCTTTCACGATTGCGATGCAGTGGTCGAGGGCCTCGACGACCACGCGGCCAAAAAACGGCTCATGGAAGCGCTGGCCGCCACAGGCCGACCCATCGTGTCGGCCTGTGGCGTGGCCGGACCGGATCTGGACGGCATCGGCACCCGCCGTTTGGGCAACGCCACCATCATCGGCGATTTTAGCACCGATGCTGGCCAGGCGCTCTGCTTTGCGCCTAAAGTGACCATCGTGGCCGCCATGATGGCTCATGTTCTTTTAGAAAAAGGGGGATACTATGAGTGTTGCCAAATCGAATAA
- the thiE gene encoding thiamine phosphate synthase: MSVAKSNKPQLPKGIYAITAEALSNGRTNIEVVRAMIAGGVPIIQYREKRPYKSQRQMLDECREIRRLTHEAGVLFIVNDHVDIALLVEADGVHVGQDDLPVPDVRRLVGPGMLIGLSTHAPGQAREAAALGADYIGVGPIFSTQTKADVVDPVGFDYLDHAVAHAGLPIVAIGGIKQHNIGEVARHGARCFALVTEIVGAPDIAERLRGLNHIIANLE; this comes from the coding sequence ATGAGTGTTGCCAAATCGAATAAACCCCAGCTACCCAAAGGTATCTACGCTATTACGGCCGAGGCGCTCTCCAACGGCCGGACCAACATCGAGGTGGTCCGAGCCATGATCGCCGGCGGCGTTCCCATCATCCAGTACCGTGAAAAGCGCCCCTACAAGAGCCAGCGCCAGATGCTCGACGAGTGTCGGGAAATTCGGCGTTTGACCCACGAGGCCGGAGTGTTGTTCATCGTCAACGACCACGTGGACATCGCCTTGCTCGTCGAAGCCGACGGTGTTCACGTGGGCCAGGACGATCTGCCGGTCCCGGATGTTCGCCGCCTGGTCGGCCCCGGCATGCTCATCGGCCTCTCCACCCATGCCCCAGGGCAGGCCCGCGAGGCCGCCGCCCTGGGCGCCGACTACATCGGCGTGGGCCCGATCTTCAGCACCCAAACCAAGGCCGACGTGGTCGACCCGGTGGGATTCGACTACCTCGACCATGCCGTCGCCCATGCCGGACTGCCAATCGTGGCCATCGGCGGCATCAAACAGCACAACATCGGAGAGGTCGCCCGCCACGGCGCACGCTGCTTCGCCCTGGTCACCGAAATCGTGGGCGCCCCTGACATCGCGGAGAGACTGCGAGGACTGAACCACATTATCGCCAACCTTGAATAG
- the thiC gene encoding phosphomethylpyrimidine synthase ThiC, which yields MSYATQMEAARNGILTPQMAQILADEKIERNVLLERVAAGRIAIPANKHHPNLKAKGVGEGLSTKINVNLGVSEDCCNVELELDKVRTAIDLKTDAIMDLSTFGNTHAFRRRAVEISPVMIGTVPVYDAVVRYGKQVPGITVDDFFDTVALHAEDGVDFLTIHAGLNRTAVQRVRQSPRLTHVVSRGGSILLHWMEANEAENPFYEHFDRLLEICRTYDVTISLGDGLRPGCLHDATDAAQIQELIVLGELTQRAWQADVQVMIEGPGHVPLNEIIANMQLEKKLCHGAPFYVLGPIVTDVAPGYDHITSAIGGALAAAHGADFLCYVTPAEHLRLPDREDMKEGIMAARIAAHAADIAKGIPHAMDWDNAMSHARKELDWPRMLELAMDPEKARAYRESSKPMDENVCTMCGDLCAVKRSRQVLEGR from the coding sequence ATGTCCTATGCCACCCAAATGGAAGCCGCCCGCAACGGCATCCTCACGCCGCAAATGGCGCAGATTCTCGCGGATGAAAAAATCGAACGAAACGTGCTGCTCGAACGGGTCGCCGCAGGCCGCATCGCCATACCGGCCAACAAACATCACCCCAACCTCAAGGCCAAGGGGGTCGGCGAGGGATTGAGCACCAAAATCAACGTCAACCTCGGCGTCTCGGAAGATTGCTGTAACGTGGAGCTGGAGTTGGACAAGGTGCGCACGGCCATCGACCTGAAGACCGACGCCATCATGGATCTCAGCACCTTTGGAAATACCCACGCCTTTCGCCGCCGGGCCGTTGAAATCAGCCCGGTGATGATCGGCACCGTTCCGGTGTATGATGCCGTGGTCCGTTATGGCAAACAGGTTCCCGGTATCACGGTGGACGACTTCTTCGACACGGTCGCCCTGCATGCCGAAGATGGCGTGGATTTCCTCACGATCCATGCCGGTCTGAACCGCACGGCGGTCCAACGCGTCCGACAGAGTCCACGCCTGACCCATGTGGTCAGCCGGGGCGGCTCGATCCTGCTGCACTGGATGGAGGCCAATGAAGCGGAAAACCCCTTTTACGAACACTTCGATCGCCTGCTCGAGATCTGCCGCACCTACGATGTGACCATCAGCCTGGGCGACGGCCTGCGCCCCGGCTGCCTGCACGACGCCACCGATGCGGCGCAGATCCAGGAGTTGATCGTACTGGGCGAGCTGACCCAGCGGGCCTGGCAGGCCGACGTGCAGGTGATGATCGAAGGGCCGGGCCATGTGCCGCTCAACGAAATCATCGCCAACATGCAGTTGGAGAAAAAGCTGTGCCACGGTGCGCCGTTCTACGTCCTCGGACCCATCGTAACCGACGTGGCGCCCGGCTATGACCACATCACCTCGGCCATCGGCGGTGCCCTGGCAGCGGCCCACGGTGCCGACTTTCTCTGTTACGTCACACCGGCCGAGCACCTGCGCCTGCCGGACCGGGAGGACATGAAGGAGGGCATCATGGCGGCCAGGATCGCGGCCCACGCGGCCGATATCGCCAAGGGCATTCCCCACGCCATGGATTGGGACAACGCCATGAGCCATGCCCGCAAGGAGCTGGACTGGCCGCGCATGCTCGAGCTGGCCATGGACCCGGAAAAGGCGCGTGCCTATCGCGAATCATCCAAACCCATGGATGAAAACGTGTGTACCATGTGCGGTGACTTGTGTGCCGTCAAACGCAGCCGACAGGTGCTTGAGGGGCGCTGA
- a CDS encoding sensor domain-containing diguanylate cyclase, which yields MATIVPSLILGGVSYLQSSKLLREKISQELHNATVQSAKELDLWLKERLYDLRVFSSSYVISENLPRPAGKQRSGIETQVDMENIKSYLRSISEKFGTYESLSLMDLEGQVIVTSAPDPLTITIPENWRKQILSLTSSGVKNRFSPCMANGSILIAEEISASDGSPLAVLLAKINLDAIRSMLKLQCDGGIGEIYLTTTEGRALVSSRDLPEPPPVTGHPLVVSSGSADSPMAPKDYIGYRHEAVIGMAISIAPVQWVLVAEMEKQHAYSEIAMLRRLTLSLVGGLIFCIGIGGYIFGHCLVRPVRRLSHGAANVAAGNLDVDIPVTGLSEISYLTQVFNHMVASLKRGREEISAAHESLLETNKVLQQLSITDSLTGLHNRHHIMALFSREMARATRYRDPLTLLMLDIDDFKKINDTYGHQAGDAAIRRLAESLGESVRECDYVGRYGGEEFLIVLPSSPIEGGAAIAERIRHNVGRLEISTGREEFSVTVSIGVSGYPEDGDDMETLLRKADSALYAAKARGRDCIVVSKETEGRTPVIIGENKGPNLKLVTLS from the coding sequence TTGGCAACGATCGTCCCCTCGCTGATTCTCGGCGGCGTCTCCTACCTGCAGAGCAGCAAACTGCTCAGGGAAAAAATCTCCCAGGAACTGCACAACGCAACCGTTCAGAGCGCAAAAGAACTCGATTTGTGGCTCAAGGAACGCCTGTACGATCTGAGGGTCTTCTCGAGCTCATACGTCATCTCCGAAAATCTGCCGCGCCCGGCTGGCAAGCAACGATCCGGTATCGAAACCCAGGTGGATATGGAAAACATCAAAAGTTACCTGCGTTCGATCAGTGAAAAATTCGGCACCTATGAATCGCTTTCTCTCATGGATTTGGAAGGTCAGGTCATCGTGACCAGTGCTCCGGATCCGCTGACGATCACCATTCCAGAAAACTGGCGCAAACAGATCCTCAGCCTCACTTCGTCTGGCGTAAAAAATCGTTTCAGTCCCTGCATGGCAAACGGATCCATCCTGATCGCGGAAGAGATAAGCGCATCCGACGGCAGCCCGTTGGCTGTGCTGCTGGCAAAGATCAACCTCGATGCGATCCGTTCGATGCTGAAACTTCAATGTGACGGGGGAATCGGGGAAATCTATCTGACCACCACCGAGGGCAGGGCATTGGTGAGTTCCAGGGATCTGCCCGAGCCGCCGCCTGTCACCGGCCACCCGCTTGTGGTCTCATCGGGATCGGCTGACTCCCCCATGGCGCCGAAAGACTACATCGGTTATCGCCATGAAGCGGTCATCGGTATGGCCATATCGATCGCCCCCGTGCAATGGGTGTTGGTCGCGGAAATGGAGAAGCAGCATGCATATTCGGAGATTGCGATGTTGCGCCGCCTGACTTTGTCATTGGTGGGTGGCTTGATTTTTTGCATCGGAATTGGCGGCTATATCTTCGGCCACTGTCTCGTACGCCCGGTTCGAAGATTGAGCCACGGCGCCGCCAACGTGGCCGCTGGCAACCTGGACGTGGATATCCCGGTAACGGGTCTGAGCGAGATCAGCTACTTGACCCAGGTCTTCAATCATATGGTGGCGAGCCTGAAGCGCGGCCGAGAAGAGATATCCGCGGCCCATGAATCGCTGCTCGAAACCAACAAGGTCTTGCAGCAGCTGTCGATCACGGACAGTTTGACCGGTCTGCACAACCGGCATCATATCATGGCACTCTTCAGCCGGGAAATGGCGCGCGCCACGCGGTACCGCGATCCGTTGACCCTTCTGATGCTCGATATCGATGATTTCAAAAAAATCAACGACACCTATGGTCACCAAGCAGGTGACGCGGCCATCCGTCGACTGGCTGAATCCCTTGGCGAATCGGTCCGGGAGTGCGACTATGTGGGCCGCTACGGGGGCGAGGAATTTTTGATCGTATTGCCAAGCAGTCCCATCGAAGGCGGCGCGGCCATTGCCGAAAGGATACGGCACAATGTGGGCCGCTTGGAGATATCCACTGGCAGAGAAGAATTCTCGGTCACCGTCAGCATCGGCGTTTCAGGTTATCCGGAGGACGGAGACGATATGGAGACTCTGTTGCGTAAAGCAGATAGCGCCCTGTACGCGGCCAAGGCCAGGGGGCGCGATTGCATTGTGGTTTCAAAAGAGACAGAAGGCCGGACGCCTGTGATCATCGGCGAAAACAAGGGGCCGAATCTCAAACTGGTCACTCTTTCTTGA
- a CDS encoding SH3 domain-containing protein: MALSQENETLRKELASDREKFELLTRENSDMKLQALAYEALINDLKRRSDNQQKRLDAAIIEVVRAKAKMRSLESKAEAASTLAEAELAVKGLKRRGPSPDAATAAEIATAEQLLNMSIDEFNAQNFGGALYLANQTKGQVRTVQDRLDKPMGEPAVEGEAAFAQPLTLQVLKEDCNLREGPGFQYKVIGRLSKNARVIGYSYKESWIRVETESGTSGWVFRSLLGAAMIKKE; this comes from the coding sequence GTGGCGTTATCCCAAGAAAATGAAACGCTTCGCAAGGAGCTGGCCTCTGACCGTGAAAAATTTGAGCTTCTGACCCGGGAAAATTCCGATATGAAACTCCAGGCCCTGGCATACGAGGCCTTGATCAACGACCTCAAGCGTCGTTCCGACAATCAGCAAAAGCGACTGGATGCCGCTATCATCGAGGTGGTGCGGGCCAAAGCCAAGATGCGCAGCCTTGAAAGCAAAGCCGAAGCGGCATCGACGCTTGCCGAGGCCGAGCTTGCGGTCAAGGGATTAAAGCGGCGGGGCCCATCGCCCGATGCGGCCACCGCGGCCGAAATCGCCACGGCCGAGCAGCTGCTCAACATGAGCATCGATGAGTTCAATGCCCAGAATTTCGGTGGGGCCCTCTACCTGGCCAACCAGACCAAAGGTCAGGTCCGAACCGTGCAAGATCGGCTGGACAAGCCGATGGGCGAACCGGCCGTCGAGGGGGAGGCCGCCTTTGCCCAGCCGTTGACGCTCCAGGTGCTGAAAGAGGATTGCAACCTCAGGGAAGGGCCCGGCTTTCAGTACAAGGTGATCGGCCGGTTGAGCAAGAACGCGCGGGTCATCGGTTATTCCTACAAGGAGAGTTGGATACGCGTGGAAACCGAGTCGGGAACCAGCGGATGGGTTTTCCGATCCCTATTGGGCGCGGCCATGATCAAGAAAGAGTGA
- a CDS encoding GGDEF domain-containing protein — MVRLFVILMVWLFAVNANAGEPKNVWVLHSYHQGWTWTDRITEGIQSVFEPFGKDISLYYDYLDLHRANEAVVADLIVYFKTKLSRIPIDVIIVSDDGALQFIATHGPQLAPAIPIVFCGINNRDALPPTGQLRATGMAEQIDHAATFALMLRLHPNCRRVVVIVDRRGMQPVLLDELENSLAGLKERALVEVWNDVDWERLPANLVALTPNDLVYLFAFDHDRRGNVAHAKEVIDMVVRWSPVAVYSPVDFYFGKGIVGGAINSAHHQGIQAGRTALRILSGEAVEGMATDIGLSRQLRVDGRALHRFGIKSGQLPENTEIVFPQPVFWVRHGIYSIGLVALLLVFSGMLLVMVLRQRRKQSNLLQINTDLDGRIREKSIHLQIVNQKLKKQSMTDGVTGIPNRRYIYQRLVEEVKKARRYNMPLAIVLFDIDGFKKIYDERGYVLGESVLRDVGRCIKRNMREIDLVGRYGGEAFLVILPNTSAAQGQLMAERIREKVAALSWEQGEVKVTLSGGLTFFNDETPPELVQRADDLLAAVKRSGGNRIAVARGAGGQGGEVILLPDHHR, encoded by the coding sequence ATGGTGCGTCTGTTCGTCATCTTGATGGTATGGCTCTTTGCCGTGAACGCTAACGCGGGCGAACCCAAAAATGTCTGGGTGCTCCACAGCTATCACCAGGGATGGACCTGGACCGACCGCATTACCGAAGGCATCCAATCCGTATTCGAACCGTTTGGAAAGGATATCAGCCTTTATTACGACTACCTGGATTTGCATCGGGCCAACGAGGCGGTCGTCGCCGATCTCATCGTTTATTTCAAGACAAAGCTGAGTCGAATCCCCATCGACGTCATCATCGTGTCGGACGACGGTGCCTTGCAGTTTATCGCAACCCATGGCCCCCAACTGGCGCCCGCCATACCCATTGTGTTTTGCGGGATCAACAACCGTGACGCACTCCCTCCGACCGGCCAACTCCGTGCGACCGGTATGGCGGAACAGATTGACCATGCAGCCACCTTCGCGCTCATGCTTCGACTGCATCCCAATTGCCGCAGGGTCGTGGTCATCGTCGATCGCAGGGGAATGCAGCCGGTTCTGCTGGATGAATTGGAAAATTCCCTGGCAGGGCTCAAAGAACGCGCGTTGGTGGAGGTTTGGAACGACGTGGATTGGGAGCGGCTGCCGGCCAATCTGGTGGCCCTGACACCCAATGATCTGGTCTATCTTTTCGCATTTGATCACGACCGGCGCGGCAATGTGGCGCACGCCAAAGAGGTTATCGATATGGTGGTGCGGTGGTCGCCGGTGGCCGTATATAGTCCCGTGGATTTTTATTTCGGCAAAGGGATCGTAGGGGGCGCGATCAATTCGGCGCACCATCAGGGAATTCAGGCCGGTCGCACAGCGTTGCGCATTCTTTCCGGAGAGGCCGTAGAGGGTATGGCGACCGATATCGGTCTGTCGCGTCAGTTGCGCGTCGATGGCCGGGCACTGCATCGTTTCGGTATTAAATCCGGACAATTGCCTGAAAACACGGAAATTGTTTTCCCCCAGCCGGTCTTCTGGGTTCGTCACGGCATTTATTCTATTGGCCTCGTCGCGCTCTTGCTGGTATTCAGCGGCATGCTGCTCGTCATGGTGTTGCGCCAGCGGCGCAAGCAAAGCAACCTGCTGCAGATCAATACCGATCTGGACGGCCGGATTCGTGAAAAGTCGATCCATCTGCAAATCGTCAACCAGAAACTCAAGAAGCAGTCCATGACCGACGGCGTGACGGGTATCCCCAACCGGCGCTATATTTACCAGCGCCTGGTCGAGGAGGTCAAAAAGGCCCGCCGCTACAATATGCCCCTGGCCATAGTGCTGTTCGACATCGATGGCTTCAAGAAAATTTACGATGAACGCGGCTATGTTCTGGGGGAAAGTGTACTGCGCGACGTGGGCCGGTGCATCAAGCGCAACATGCGGGAGATCGATCTGGTGGGCCGTTACGGGGGGGAAGCCTTCCTGGTCATCCTGCCCAATACCAGCGCCGCCCAGGGCCAGCTGATGGCCGAGCGCATAAGAGAGAAGGTTGCCGCCTTGTCCTGGGAGCAGGGTGAGGTGAAGGTGACGCTCAGCGGCGGGTTGACCTTTTTCAATGATGAGACGCCCCCCGAATTGGTACAACGTGCCGATGATCTGCTGGCCGCCGTCAAGCGGAGCGGCGGCAATCGCATCGCGGTCGCCAGAGGCGCAGGCGGGCAAGGCGGCGAGGTGATCCTGCTGCCGGACCATCATCGCTGA
- a CDS encoding ferredoxin--NADP reductase: MPRSTPANDLRPLFVVAVTAVQWLSEGTFEIRLERPDGFDFFPGQKISFVDGALRRDYTLLGPVDARELALCVRLVPDGLFSPRLSRARIGDRFQITAPFGYFTLKTSGRRAVFVATGTGIAPFVAFANDGARGFDLLHGVRTPAELYYRDLLFTAARRYIPCISAAAGDGEIGPAGFAGRVDRFLSTQYPDGAYDFFLCGRIQMIRDVTRVIDARFSGSRVFIEAYD, from the coding sequence ATGCCCCGGTCAACCCCGGCCAACGACCTCCGGCCGCTATTCGTGGTGGCGGTGACGGCGGTGCAGTGGTTGAGCGAAGGCACCTTCGAGATCCGTTTGGAGCGACCGGACGGATTTGATTTCTTTCCCGGCCAGAAAATCAGCTTTGTCGACGGCGCCCTTCGTCGGGATTACACCCTTCTCGGACCGGTGGACGCCCGAGAGTTGGCCCTTTGCGTCCGACTGGTACCGGATGGGCTTTTTTCACCCCGGTTGTCCCGGGCCAGGATCGGTGATCGTTTTCAGATTACCGCTCCGTTCGGATATTTTACTCTCAAGACCTCCGGGCGGCGGGCGGTGTTCGTGGCCACCGGCACCGGTATCGCTCCGTTTGTCGCCTTTGCAAATGACGGCGCGCGAGGATTTGATCTCCTGCATGGCGTGCGTACCCCGGCCGAGCTTTATTACCGGGACCTTCTATTCACAGCGGCGCGCCGATATATACCGTGCATCTCCGCAGCTGCCGGCGATGGCGAGATTGGGCCGGCTGGATTTGCCGGGCGGGTCGACCGGTTTCTATCGACCCAATATCCCGACGGTGCCTACGACTTTTTTCTTTGCGGACGCATCCAGATGATTCGGGATGTGACCCGTGTGATCGATGCGCGTTTTTCGGGATCTCGCGTGTTCATCGAGGCGTATGATTGA
- a CDS encoding cob(I)yrinic acid a,c-diamide adenosyltransferase: MKIYTQTGDQGKTSLFSGERVVKSDARIHAYGDIDELNSVVGALIAVLLPDTEAAEVQLKEIQSDLFQVGAWLAATSGSEAQARLNSITIGYSQRIESWIDGMDAQLPELKSFILPGGHPTAGWAHIARTVCRRAERAVILLAEQEAAAGRSFEGFAPIVAFINRLSDYFFVLARWLNQHAGVGDVQWQG, translated from the coding sequence ATGAAGATCTATACCCAGACCGGAGATCAGGGCAAAACCAGTCTTTTCAGCGGGGAACGGGTGGTCAAGAGCGACGCGCGGATCCACGCCTACGGAGATATCGACGAACTCAACTCCGTGGTGGGTGCGCTGATTGCCGTCCTGCTGCCGGATACGGAAGCGGCCGAGGTCCAGCTCAAGGAGATTCAATCGGATCTGTTCCAGGTCGGCGCCTGGCTGGCGGCCACATCGGGGTCCGAAGCCCAGGCGCGGTTGAATTCGATTACGATCGGGTACAGTCAACGGATCGAATCCTGGATCGATGGGATGGACGCGCAGTTGCCCGAACTCAAGTCCTTTATTTTGCCCGGTGGGCACCCCACCGCGGGGTGGGCGCATATCGCCCGCACGGTGTGCCGGCGGGCCGAACGGGCCGTCATCCTGCTGGCCGAACAAGAGGCCGCTGCGGGGCGGTCGTTTGAAGGATTCGCACCGATCGTAGCTTTTATCAACCGACTTTCCGACTATTTTTTTGTGCTGGCCCGCTGGCTCAATCAGCACGCCGGCGTGGGAGATGTGCAGTGGCAGGGATGA
- a CDS encoding rubredoxin-like domain-containing protein produces MRWRCLICGYIHDGEKPPYRCPVCGAPAKMFEPVVQDAKPSAARA; encoded by the coding sequence ATGCGCTGGCGATGTCTGATTTGCGGCTACATTCATGATGGCGAAAAACCACCCTATCGCTGTCCGGTCTGCGGGGCACCGGCCAAAATGTTCGAACCGGTGGTACAAGACGCCAAGCCGTCGGCGGCCCGCGCATGA